The following proteins come from a genomic window of Nicotiana tomentosiformis chromosome 12, ASM39032v3, whole genome shotgun sequence:
- the LOC104086308 gene encoding small ribosomal subunit protein mS78 (rPPR3a)-like encodes MYKHARKLFDEMPNLKCQRTVYAFNALLEACVRAEKYDTMRELFQELSEELSIERDVVSYNTLIKALCKSGSLDSAVSVMDEMENQGIKPDKVTFNTLLKAYHECKKFSEAEDLWVNEAIELFEEMGKKDIIPNTLSYNTIIKMFVDDRNLEEAKRWYDKMAENEHYPDNATFGMLIHFACDKDDLDFALDLWRACKFVTKDKKEFCHMKMTHWLLL; translated from the exons ATGTATAAACATGCCCGTAAATTGTTCGATGAAATGCCAAACTTAAAATGTCAGCGAACTGTTTATGCTTTCAATGCCCTTCTAGAAGCCTGCGTAAGGGCAGAAAAGTACGATACTATGAGAGAGTTGTTTCAGGAATTATCTGAGGAGTTATCGATTGAGCGTGATGTAGTGTCCTATAATACTTTGATTAAGGCATTATGTAAATCTGGTTCTTTGGATTCTGCTGTCAGTGTAATGGATGAGATGGAAAATCAGGGGATTAAACCTGATAAAGTGACTTTCAATACGCTTTTGAAAGCTTATCATGAATGTAAAAAGTTTTCTGAAGCAGAGGATTTGTGG GTTAACGAGGCGATTGAGTTGTTTGAGGAGATGGGGAAGAAAGACATCATCCCCAATACTTTGAGTTATAATACGATAATCAAAATGTTTGTGGATGATAGGAACTTGGAGGAGGCGAAAAGATGGTATGACAAAATGGCGGAAAATGAGCATTATCCGGATAATGCAACATTTGGGATGCTCATTCATTTTGCTTGTGACAAGGATGATCTTGATTTTGCACTTGACTTGT GGAGAGCATGTAagtttgttacaaaagataaAAAAGAATTTTGTCATATGAAAATGACTCATTGGCTCTtgctttaa